Proteins encoded together in one Terriglobales bacterium window:
- a CDS encoding polysaccharide deacetylase family protein: MRPTLLLGFLLALPIAAQQLPQAGSAKSAPTVQEKLGYPATARLLIIHADDFGMSHSVNRAISQALENGWVTSASILVPCPWLPEVARWAQSHQQADLGIHQALNSEWRDFRWGPVSSKDKVPSLLDEQGYLPLLESQVVPRAKPAEVETELHAQIDRARGMGIPLTHLDTHMGALLGSPGLIQVYRKVAQDYHLPIPLKRAKNSDQLTLAPSEGLVDEVLQITPGVPPEQWWKTYENMLQPLGPGVYELIVHLAYDDDEMRGATWNHPDWGAAWRQHDFDMVKSSEFRQFLKDQGFVLVGWKDLARAWAK, from the coding sequence ATGCGGCCAACACTCCTGCTTGGGTTTCTGTTAGCTCTTCCGATTGCCGCGCAGCAACTGCCGCAAGCTGGCTCGGCAAAATCCGCGCCTACCGTGCAGGAGAAGCTTGGATATCCGGCAACCGCGCGGCTGCTCATTATTCATGCCGACGATTTTGGGATGTCGCATTCCGTGAATCGTGCAATCTCGCAGGCGTTAGAGAACGGTTGGGTGACGTCGGCTAGCATTCTCGTGCCATGTCCCTGGCTTCCGGAAGTCGCGCGGTGGGCGCAGTCGCACCAGCAAGCCGATTTGGGAATTCATCAGGCGCTCAACAGCGAGTGGCGGGATTTTCGGTGGGGGCCGGTAAGTTCGAAGGACAAAGTTCCGAGTCTGCTCGATGAGCAAGGATATCTTCCACTCCTCGAAAGTCAGGTTGTACCGCGAGCCAAGCCTGCTGAAGTAGAAACCGAGCTGCACGCGCAAATCGACCGAGCGCGCGGCATGGGCATTCCTCTAACCCACCTCGACACGCACATGGGTGCGCTTCTGGGATCGCCTGGGCTGATCCAGGTCTACCGCAAGGTCGCGCAAGACTATCACCTGCCGATTCCGCTGAAGCGAGCTAAGAACAGCGACCAGCTCACGTTGGCGCCATCGGAAGGGCTGGTTGATGAAGTTCTGCAGATCACTCCCGGCGTGCCGCCCGAGCAGTGGTGGAAGACCTACGAGAACATGCTCCAACCGCTCGGGCCGGGTGTGTATGAATTAATCGTTCACCTTGCGTATGACGATGATGAAATGCGCGGCGCGACTTGGAATCATCCTGACTGGGGCGCGGCATGGCGTCAGCATGACTTTGACATGGTGAAGAGTTCGGAGTTCCGGCAGTTTTTGAAGGACCAAGGATTCGTGCTCGTCGGCTGGAAGGATTTGGCACGTGCTTGGGCAAAGTAA